The Puntigrus tetrazona isolate hp1 chromosome 9, ASM1883169v1, whole genome shotgun sequence genome includes the window GCGCTGCTGCAGCAGCTGCTGTACAGTGAATCGCTGTCTCTCTCCTGGCGTGACATCATTGTGCCTGTGGTGAGGCAGGTCGTGCAGACCGTGCGACCAGATGTGCGCACCTGTGATGACGACATGGATATCCGTCAGTTTGTCCACATCAAGAAGGTGAGGAACACAAATGTATGCAAAATCGATGAATCTAGTTCTACCAGATAAATGCCTTCTAATATTTGCTTTTTCGTAGATTCCAGGAGGAAAGAAGTTTGACTCTGCTGTTGTGAACGGCTTTGTTTGCACAAAgaatattgcacacaaaaaggTTTGTATTGATTGAACATTATGCCACAGAGAATGTCATGCAATATTTGTGCTGTGACAGTGCTAGGACTTTCTCAACAGATGAACCCTTACATCAAAAACCCCAAGATCCTTCTTCTCAAATGCTCCATTGAGTATCTATACAGAGAAGAGACTAAGTTCACCTGCATTGACCCAATTGTGCTACAGGTAACGGACACAAACGCCTACATGAGCCACTGTAAATGTGATTCGCAGATTGTCTTCAGAGAATACTCTAAAAATGCAAGAATCTGAGAAATCGTTTAATTTGCAATTTGTGCTTTCCAGGAGCGTGAGTTTCTGAAAAACTATGTTCAGAGGATTGCTGACGTCCGACCAAACCTGGTGCTGGTGGAGAAGACTGTATCCCGTATCGCTCAGGACATGCTTTTGGAACACGGCATTAGCCTCGTGATTAATGTCAAACCTGTTAGTACTTCCTCCTAGGCGTAATAATATTaatctctttaaaaatgtactccACATAGCTGTGCGCAGATAATGCCATAATCAGAGAAGATATGGCATTTGGGTTATTTGATCTGGTTTGTGAATGCTTATGTTAATATCTCTCTTTAATCAACACAGCAAGTCCTGGACCGTGTGAGTCGAATGACTCAGGGAGATTTAGTCATTTCAATGGATCAGCTTCTTACAAAACCTCGTCTGGGAACCTGCCACAAGTTTTACCTGCATTCCTTCCAGCTGCCAAATAGTGAGTTTTAATCTCATGTCAGGTTAAAGTCgcttttcattttgataaaagtTGTTCTTTTTAGaattacaattaatcatttaattgtttattcattttaatgtggccttttttttgtttttactgctaATTCAAACAAGATTTGTCAAATTTActtgattcttttttttccagatgaaATGAAGACCCTTATGTTTTTTGACGGCTGTCCTCCTCAGCTCGGCTGCACTATCAAGCTCCGTGGTGCTTCAGAGTATGAGCTGGCACGGGTGAAAGAGATCATCATTTTCATGGTGTGTGTGGCATACCATTCACAGCTGGAGATCTCTTTCCTCATGGATGAGTTTGCTATGCCTCCTAGCCTGGCTGAGAGTTCCTCTTTCCCATGTCTCCTGGAAAGCACCACTttggaggaagaggaagatgatGGTTCTACACTGGGGGATGACAACCTTACGCTTCTTCCAGAAGGGGACTTTGAGCCAGGGCTTCAGGAGATTATCAAAGCCCATAGTAGACAGCATTCCATCTCAGAATCTTCTTATAAAGATGGAGAAAGCCccagaataaataaaaccgGTTCAGCTGCTTCTTTCTCTGGGGGAGAGGAAGAGATTATAAAGACCTCCACACCCCATTCATCCTTCACGTCTAGCCTTCCCCAGCCGGTGTCACCCCCTTTCCTTATTTCAGACCTAAAAGAGACGTCACAGGAAGTAATTAAAGCATCAAGTGAGGAGGAGAAGAACAAAGAGCTGGAGGAGACTCTGGTCCATCGGGACAGCACAAGCTCTGAGACCTTCCTTCCACCAACCCGGCTCTTTAGGGATCCCTTACAGGATGACACAGGCCTGTTTGTGACCGAACATGTAGCTTCTTCAGATGACCGCCTCAAATCCATTTCAGCTTTGTTTAAGCAGGAGCTAAAAGACATTATTCTTTGCATTTCACCCTTTATAACCTTTCGGGAGCCATACCTGCTCACGGCTGCTGGACTGCGTTGTCCTAGCCGGGATTATTTCCCAGAACAGGTTTACCTCTCACCTCTTTTGAATAAGGACTCAAAAGAGCTGGACGGACGCCGCAAGAGGCAGCTGCTGAAAGAGTCTGGCCCGAGTTCTGGCAGCCTGACCAACGGTACTATGTCGTACCAACGGACCATCCAGATTTTGCCCTGTCACAAACTCACAGGTGCCCGTATAATAGAGCTGCTAGGCTGCAGTCATGAGCTGGCACGCATGCTGGCTGACTATCGTGCCCAGGGGGGGCGCATTCGGCAAAGAGATGGAATGCAATTTCGTGAAACCCCACCCATAAAGGCTCCAATAAAGTCAGACAGTGAAGAAGATAAAGGGGCTGGACTGAACGAAATGACCTGGGCTAATAAGGTGAGCATTTTCTATCTGCtagtatgtttattttgtcactttttccCACATTCTGAATAGTGAGCCACTTTCAGTGGTTAGGCTGCACAATAGGACctgaaaaactttaaaaatctaGGGTGCTTAACCTTAATAGAGAATCATAGTcaaattacttattttatataaggTATATTATCTTTTCAATTTCTGAAGGTTGCGTTTTTGGacgttttttccccccaaaactttgatttgtgttatttaaaaaatactttttcctacaattaattgtctttatttttcagttggaCTGTTTAAATCCAGTCAACCATCAGAGGCTCTGTGTGCTGTTCAGTAGCTCATCAGCACAGTCTAATAATGCCCCAAACCCCTGCGTCAGTCCATGGTAAACACTCAGCACACTTGCATTGTCTTACTAGTTTAAGATATATTAATGATCTATGACGAGGCATGTATATTGACCATATATGCAAACAGTTCATTTAATCTCATCTGCCATGTATTTACAGGATTGTAACAATGGAGTTTTATGGAAAGAATGACTTGACTCTTGGTGTATTTCTGGAGAGATACTGTTTTAGGTAATGTATTACACCACAGAACTATTTATGTTTGTCATAGTACCAATATTTCAGAAGTCAATTCAAGTGAAATTTTATGATTACTGATAGCAGTTCCAGTTGTACTGATTTGTACTTCAACACAcctctttatttaaatgtgtcatatttgttgtttattctgattttgttttatatggGTGTAATTCAGACCCTCTTACCAGTGTCCCAGCATGTACTGTGAGACCCCCATGGTTCACCACATCCGTCGCTTTGTGCATGGTAACGGCTGTGTCCAGATTGTTCTGAAAGAGCTGGACTCGCCTGTACCGGGATATCAGCACACAATCCTAAACTATTCTTGGTGCCGTATCTGTAAACAGGTAACACAGGGAGCATTtggataaaaaaagtaaacagaacTAATGTAAGGATATTTTGTACTATAGTATGATTCACATgaattattactgttttgtttcagGTGACTCCTGTAGTCCCTTTGTCTAATGACTCCTGGTCCATGTCCTTCGCCAAGTATCTAGAGCTCCGATTCTATGGTCACCAGTACACCCGTCGGGCCAACGCAGAGCCTTGTGGCCACTCCATCCATAAAGATTATCACCAGTACTTCTCTTACAACCAGATGGTGGCTTCCTTCAGGTGTGCATCTTCTCAACACAGATCACTTTATATTCGACTGTGCAGAATATGAGTACCTTAGTAATTTTATATACTGGGTTCACTTTCTATAGCTACATCCCAGTAAGGCTACTCGAGATCTGTCTGCCTCCTCCAAAAATCCTCATCAGGAACCAGGGTCCCTCTAAAGCCAGCTTGCAGCAGGACCTCAAAGACTTCTCCCAGAAGTAAGATTTTCTACTAGATGTCCCTTACACAGCCTCATGAACCTTTTCCTATAACagcaaaatttaaatgaattatcgCTTGTAGGGTGGCTCAGGTGTACCTAGCCATAGATGACCGTCTCACCTCTCTAAAAACTGACACCTTCAGCAAGACCAGAGAAGAAAAAATGGAGGACATGTTTGCACAGAAAGATGTGGGTTTCTTTCCAGGactttatttgtataaataaatttcaTCCTGAGTATTGACCAATGTCTCGctactttaattaaaatgttttgttagaTGGAGGAATCAGAGCTTCGCAGCTGGATAGAGAAGCTACAAGCGCGTCTGCAGACCAGCTCGATGGACTCGCCACAACAACTGCAGTCTGTTCTGGAGTCAGTGGTGGTCAAAAAGCAGGGTTTGTGTGAGACCCTGCAGTCCTGGAACAACAAGTGAGGACTGTATTCATAAAGACATAGAGactgaaactaaactaaattagaaAAGTACAACTCATATTTTATCTTGTCTCCAGACTTCAGGACTTGTTCCAGCAAGAAAAAGGCAGGAAACGTTTATCTGTTCCTCCTAGCCCTGGCAGACACAGACAAACCACGTCAGATGAGAGCAAggtcagtcatttatttatcaagTAGTCAAAGTATTTATCAAGTAGTGCTCAAGTAAGCCACCTcctagattttaaataaaagcatttactaCATACTATTGatctttttatttgatttttgatcGATAGACCAGTGCTTTGGAGTCCTCTCCTCGTAACCCATCCCCTGTCGTCCCAAATGGAGAGAAAGGTGAGTTTATTCACTTTATTCATCTTGAAAAAGTTGCTCTGGGTTGTTGCACACAGTCACCTCACAGAATTTTCTCACAGAGGACCGTCATCTGAACACGTTTCCGTCAAGCTCAGGGTCGTCATCATTACTACAGTTACCGTCTCCAGCTGAACAAGCTTCAGACATCATGACGAGCGGACCATCTTTTCCTGATCAGGACTCTGTCAGCATCCCAGATGGTATACTTACTTTAGACACTTCCTTGTGTTTGGAATCACACATAATCCTCTCACCTCACCTTTTCTCTATCTTCATCTCTCTGCTTCTTTTACTAGACATGTTTGATGGACACTTGCTCGGTTCCAATGACAGTCAAGTAAAGGAAAAGTCCACCATGAAAACCATACTAGCCAACCTGTTACCCGGCAACAGCTACAATCCCATCCCTTTCCCTTTGTAAGGCTATTATGATATTATAGATACTAAAAAgcatacaaattattttattttttaaactaataaaagtattttttttatgatctgTTAGCGACCCAGACAAGCACTATTTGATGTATGAGCATGAGAGAGTTCCCATAgccgtgtgtgagagagagcccAGCTCCATCATTGCCTTTGCACTCAGGTACAGCTTTTTGTACAAGTATAACTAAAATTTGATCTGGACATCTCCTTCATGTTCATGTACTTATTCTGAAATGGCTTAAAAAGGCTTTAttatggtatttatttttatgttgttcaATCAGAGGAAAAGtcatttcaattaaattcagTCTTGTGAACCATGTCGATAGGATCATTTGAAAGCACTGATTTCTGCATATTAATCAAACTTCtcagcaatttaaaaaaagacattattgtCATTTTCATCATCCCCTTCATCCAGTTGTAAAGAGTATAAAACCGCCCTTGAAGAGCTTACAAAGACAACAGCGAAGACGGGAGGTGATGACATTTCTCAGACCATTAGGTAAATCACATCCACATTTCCCTCATCAGCTTTATTGTGTCTCTGCATATTTGTAGACCAGCAAGctgatttcttcttttctgcCATCTATAGTTTGGAGAGCAGAGCAAAGAACAGTCCTGCCAAACCTAGTGACAGCAGCGCATCACAGCTGAGCCGCAGCAGCATTGATGCTGACCCACTCAGTAAACATAACCGCATTATACTAGCCATTTATAATTTGTTCTGTTATGGAACCAAATGATTATGGAATCTCTTTTGCAGAGGATCCTGAAAGTGGAGACAAACAGAAGAAGCAGACAGGAAACCCACACATCGAGCTTCGTAAGTATCAGCTTCAAATAGCAGACTGAAACTTTGATTATATTTAGGTAAATAATATTGACCCTCTAATATTTATTGTTGGTCACAAACTAatacatttgcttttttaataataatactaataggtgtacatataaataaaatgtaaatctgaaaatTTTTAATGCAGAGTTCTCAGACGCAAATGCCAAGTTCTACTGCCGAATCTACTACGCGGAAGAGTTCCATAAAATGCGAGAAGAGATTATGGAGAGCTCGGAGGATGATTTTGTGCGATCGCTCTCCCACTGTGTCAACTGGCAAGCTCGTGGCGGAAAGTCTGGTGCCGTTTTCTATGCCACTGAAGGTACCATTGCAAGatcctttgtttttgtttgttaaggtagcttttattaattgaaaGAATTCTAGGTTGTTGGATATATTTTGCTAAACATGCTGTTTCTCCTCAGATGATCGGTTTATTCTGAAACAGATGCCTAGACTAGAGGTCCAGTCCTTCTTAGACTTCGCGCCCCACTACTTCACGTACATCACAGGAGCAGTTCAGCAGAAGGTAAGGAAATACATACCTTTTGAAGGGCTGTCAGAGGCAGCATTTTTGGCCTGTTTTCTCTCTTGAACTGTTCTTGTATCTGTTTAACAGCGCCCCACAGCACTTGCTAAGATTCTGGGAGTGTACCGTATCGGATACAAGAATTCTCAGAACAACACAGAAAAGAAACTGGACCTGCTGGTGATGGAAAACCTCTTCTACGGGCGAAAGATGGCACAGGTGCATATTTTGACACTTTAAATTTGCAACTTTAGTTGGTGTTTCAGATATACTGTTCAGTTTGGGAGGTTTTACTTCTACGTTCTGCTACGTGGTCCTGCTTCCTGTGTTTGTGCAGGTGTTTGACCTGAAGGGATCCCTGAGAAACAGGAATGTGAAGACTGATCAAGGAAAGGAGAGCTGTGAGGTGGTGCTCCTGGATGAGAACCTCCTGAAACTGGTGCATGACAATCCCCTTTATATTCGCTCACACTGCAAGGCCATTCTGCGTGCCGCCATCCTCAGTGACGCCCACTTCCTGTCCAGTCACCTCATCATTGATTATTCCCTGCTGGTGGGCCGTGACGATGCCACGGATGAATTAGTTGTGGGCATCATAGGTGAGAAAATCTTACATGTAATTTTAACATCCATATTGgactttttttacagtgattgTTAAAACTCTTGTATATTTGAAGATTATATCCGTACTTTCACGTGGGATAAAAAGCTGGAGATGGTGGTCAAATCTACTGGGATTCTTGGAGGTCAAGGTACAGTTATACCTTCCTAAAACATTGACAGCTGCAATATTCTCAAAAGCTGAAACTTTTAGCTCTAGTTTAAATCTGTTTCTCATTGTGTTTTCCTTAGGCAAAATGCCTACGGTGGTGTCACCAGAGCTGTATCGATCACGTTTCTGTGAGGCCATGGACAAATATTTCCTCATGGTCCCTGATCACTGGACAGGTCTTGGTCTCAACTGCTGATGGACAACAAGGGAACGTTACAGCCTGAAAGGGATTTGCTGCTCTCACGTATTTCGCAATGATTAAATGGAAGGTCCACTGTAGTAAACCCTCCATTATCTGCAGTGCTCACAGAAAACTGGTGAAACTGAACCCCCTCTCTTTCTATGCTTTGTGCACAAATTGACCCAAACTTATGTGCCAAGACCCAGTTCCAGAAGATCCATTGaggaaactgaactgaaatggcTGAACTTTTAGAACCCTGTTATGCAGTAGTGTTTGTTTATAACCTATTAACTGTGGATGATGTATAAGTTTATAAATGTACAGAGATATGTAATTAAAGATTATTAATACTTGAAAAGGTGTTGGTTTTAGGACATCTGCCTAGTTGTgccaaaaaacaagaaatactAATGACATATCGTTAAGGACGGTTCTTTAGGGACTTTTGAAAAAACTACATACATCTGCTTACTTCTGTTTTCCACTCATGGACAGTCATTGGGAGTTACCTCTCTTTTTGACTGAATTACTATAACTCACAGTTCCCTAAAGcacaatgaaatatatatatatatttgaaaaagagATCTacctaaaaaaactaattatgacGGAGATGATTTGGAGgcaaacaaacaatttttaTCACTTTTCACAAATAGCTAACCATGATTTCTCTCATCCTTTAGATAATAAGATCATTAATTTGAAGACTGtggcataataataatgatgttaCCACAGCTGTTTAATGTTCTTCTAAAAGACTATTAAAATATAGTTGCTATATCAATTTGAAATTGTAGGATGTAGACTGAACACCTAAAAGTGAGTAAAGGTAAAATGTAACCCCTAATAAAATAGTTCTAAAGAAAATTGCTATATTTAGGTCCCTTCATCAAACTCACCTAGACTAGACttcaccccaaaaaacaaaaaaacaaaaaaaaactaatcttagCTGGTCAGGCTGAAACGACCAGCTAAATCCAGCCTAGCCAGGCTGAAAGACCAGCTTAAACTAGCCAACCAGCCTAAGATGGTTCTAGCTGGTCGttaagctgttttgtttttcagcaagGACGTGTCGAGGCCGGAACATGAATCTTCTAAGATTAAATTTCaggttttatgtatataaatacatatttcctAATAGTCCTCGCTTTGCAACAGGGAAAACTTTTtcaccaaattagcatattgaCCTAGGATAGGTAGTTATGGCTGCTTTTAGATACTGAAAGACTAGTGACTTCAATTTCTTGCATAATTCCTTTCGTGCATGCACGgaggaagagaccggtctctcgaggagaggcgcgctaTTTAACGGCAGCGGTGACGAGGCTCAatccacttcaggtgtgcctcgtcacacgccgccagacctgtccaataccacgcccctcctctcagacacgcccactcccgtcgggagcctggtgaagggcggcgaacaaaggacggggtgatgatgacaatcaaGGGGAGgagcagccgactcgtcacaatatatatagttaaaaataaaaactggacGGTGTTCTATGgtgtgacagtaaagatgttaaaaaaaacttaacttatgtatcttcattcttagaGCTGCAAATAGCATGAGCGGAATAtctgcaatgtgtttttttctgtcatacCATAGGACACATTGGTATGTCAACtactatacaataaaaaaaaaaaaaagtaaatgcaaaatgatttttatacaatagtttttttttatattctttctcttttttttgtacacatGCAGTACACATACAGAGTCCAGCTTTCTAAaaagacatcattaaaaagACTTTTGATAATCAGGAAGAAAACAGGTctgtacttttaatttttgtaataaattgaTTTTCAAATGGATAAGAAAACAGACTACACAAAACgttgttaaaacattttatataatagtcgtacaattttataaaagaaaCTTGAGCCGACAAAGAACCTTCAACATTGGAATGGAGGAAACCGTAATCTAGATTGTCACAcatttcaaagcttttttttctgttataataCTGTTTGACTCATTCTTCTGCATCCTTTCACTCACAATCCATCTCATTTATGAAAAGAATTCAACCATGTGCTTCCTTTATAAGACAGTTGTGTGCAAGTTTTGCTCTGGTGATGATAATGTCCATGAGCTGATATGTACAAAgactgttttctattgtaaatCACACACTCGTAGGCACAAACATCAGGacttggtaaaaaaaacaaaaaaacatcggCTTACGATTGGCAGGTGTGACCCAGACTTATCTTCACATTTTCAGACTTCCATTACGCTTCactacatacatacaaacaaatacTGACGTGATCTAACAAACTCTGAAAATGCAGAACAAGGCACTGGACACGGTGGAGAAACTGGCACATTGTGGACAAAGGCAAACAGACAAATGGtggtttacattttcattttaaatttgttttggaAAGTTTCTCACTGGCGAGATATTAAAACACCGTCTTCGCTGAAAGCTCTCAGTCCTTTGAAGCAagaatcaaataattaaaatcaaaagcaaaGAAACAGACTTGCAAACACTCCCCCAAAGCATATTTAGAAATCTGTGTTCAAAAAGGATTGATATTCAACCAGTGCAAGTGAAAATTATTTCAGAAGGAAAGAATGAAGAAGACtgtgatatttattattaattatagtcCTAGatccatttttaaacaaacagtttACCTCAAATTCACaaatctgtcattgtttacttgCTCTCATATTACTTCAAACCGCTGCTCTTTCCGCTTCTGTTCATGggacacaaaagaaaaagtctgTTGATGCAATATAATAGTTTTATGTGAGGAACAGGCTaaaatttaagttattattCACTGATAAACTTATCTTCGGTGAGCTGTTACATGCTGGGACCAGTCCAATTactgaacaaatcattcttttgaattGGTTCTTTTTGATAAATTGGTTGATTTGTTCACAATTCTGTTCATTTCACTAACAGCTCACGGAGGGGAAATATAATCAGTGGATTACAGCCTTACATTTGGCctctttctcacacaaagcTTTCTATGACTGCAGAAGAATACAGTACGTAGCTCTTTTGGAggtatttatttgtcatttttggagcttGGCAGACGATAGCATCGGTGTGTGGAAAGAGCCACATTAAGATTCTCcaataattttacttttgtgttccacaaaaaaCAATGACACGAGTAAACAATGGCAGAATTATAATCTacaggtgaactattccttcagaCACCCATTTACTCCTATACGTAAGTGCATACAACTGTAGTACCATTGTTatctaaatgttaataaatatcgGTACAGGCTTGAAAACATCCTGGTTGACATGACATGCTACGCTCTCTCACTAGAATTTAAAATTCAACCTGAATAGAAGTATTATTTGAACACTGTCTCTATGTCTGAGAAGGAACCGAGTGGCAAAGTGTCACTCTCCAAAAGCGTCAAACGCAAGTTTAGACCATCAAGGCCTAGAAATTTAGTTTTCTCAATGGAATAAAAGTGCTCTTTTTGCAATATGAATCTTAAGAGCCTTCTATTCACATGTCAGATATAATGTGTAAAGTACGACTTCGGAAATGCAGAACTTGTGttgcatttttcatcatttcacaTTAAGTCTAACTAGtcttaaaactgaaatacacTACGCAACTTTTCCaatctcaaaacatttttaaatggctgATAATCACACACCATTAGAATTTCAAGTCGTTcgaacacaacaaaattacacGGAAACGTGCGAGATGTCAAATCTGCGATGCAAAAATCAGGGCAAAAATCTGTGGAAAAGTTGTGTGGTGTATTCCAACCtttcttacaaataaatattaagtgaGGTTGGTAACAGTGACACCAATTCCCCCTGTTGTTCCAAAAATGTGATTTCTTGTTTCCTGATTGGTCCCACAGTGACAACATGGGTGAAATGAGGGTGACTTCACCTTGTTCTTCCACAGGGTTTGTGCTTTCAAAAATCCACAGATCAAGACACACCACTCCGCACATTACATCATCATCGTTCAAGTGTGAGAAGTCAGTCGACATTTGGCAATCCAACATCAATCAACCTGTGTTAAAGTGATTAAAATGGCTTTCGAAAAAATCTCCTGTGCAAACAAATGTGTCAGAACAAAAGCGTACCGTGTGTGCTATATGTCATAATCTCTTGTTATAGAGGCTGAGCTCCATAATCAAAAATCTGTACAACTTCTGTAAGGTTCAAAACTACGACCGGCGCATTTAAAAGGAGCCGGGGTCAAAATGTCTCTGAGTCTGAGTCGTTTTCGGTGGTCGTGCCCTCACTGGAGGGGCCGGAGGGGTCCCTTGGACTGCGGGGGCCTTGGGGGCTCTTGGCCTGGCGGGGCAAAGATTTCAGCAGGGAGCCTGGCGAAGGAGCTCCAGAGCTGCAAGGGGAGCAGAAAGGCATCATGGTAGCCAGAATGAGAGCCAGGCAGTCAGCCACTTCCCTGCTGGGAGCGCAAGCCAGAGCAGGGGTGAGACCTGCGGGGAAAGACAGccaaagagcgagagagacaggAAAGGGGACAGGAAAGCAGAAAGAGGTAAAAGGAGGGATGGAGCAGCGGAACAAAGGGACAATGGTGGAGAGGCAGTGGACGAAAGCGGCATTCCATTAGTGCCCCACTAGATAGGCAGCCGGACACATGGTCAGGGCGCAAAAGGGGACACACGTGACATCGTAAAAGCTATGAAACACGGCCACAActttcagacagacagagagatgcaCATACACTGACAACGTGAAACCAAACAAGCTGAGATTTTAGTTTCAGGAAGACGCACCATTCTCATCTAGCACTTGAACACTGGCCCCACGAGAGAGCAGCTCTTGCACTGTCTGCTTCATCCCGCTGCGAGCAGCCAAATGAAGAGGTCTGAGGAAGTAAACGAGAAACATGTGAGCAAAAATTGCTTCTAAAATAATGCATAAGAGCAGGGCCCTAGCAAAGTCAAGGTCACTGGTTTGAATCCCAGGGAATGCATGAACAAATCAAGAGTGTTCCTCCTTAAATGCAAAGCAGTGCATGTTGTTTTGGATAAaggcatctgccaaatgcatgaatgtgaataaaatatgtactATACTGCATCTCACGTTTGCAGTGCAGTGTTTGTAGCGACGAGGGCAGAGTCTGGAAGTTTTCCAAGAATGAGCAATGCACATTCCTCCATTCCCTGGATAGAGAGCAAGAAGAAAGAACAGGAAAATCATCTTTAAGGAGACCTCAagttatacattttcaaaaatacggTTTGCTGTGTGAGATTTTATATCTGCCACAATTTGAAATATGCATGTCTGCACTTCTTAAAATGTGGAAATTGtaacactgtttttaaataaggccaattaa containing:
- the pikfyve gene encoding 1-phosphatidylinositol 3-phosphate 5-kinase isoform X9, which gives rise to MAAEDKASSSSSTMDWSSEPPLSPTSPSHLTHFKPLTPEQDEPPLRSAYSSFVSLFRFSKEEGRPTSVTEKSQSASSSPQGPRRNWASPSHSIHGSEPHRKHSELLRRTSTASEGRRKSEAPLGSHDPRTAVQLRTALKRLKEIMEGKSQDSDLKQYWMPDSQCKECYDCNEKFTTFRRRHHCRLCGQIFCSRCCNQEIPGKFMGYTGDLRACTYCRKIALSYAHSADSNSIGEDLSALSDSPCSVCVLEPTEPRTPVGGRKASRNIFLEEDLAWQRKNSIGMRKNHQESQNSGLSSRLTAVQEDMGKSPARKRSASVTNLSLDRSGSSMVPAYESSVSPQNSRALSKTDHSEEERKILLDSSQLKDLWKKICHNSTGMEFQDHRYWLRTYPNCIVGKELVNWLLRNGTISTRAQAIAIGQALVDGRWLDCVTHHDQIFRDEYALYRPLQSTEFSETPSPDSESVNSLEGHSEPSWFKDIKFDDSDTEQLADDNDYVTPNSASPSKRTSVSSFHSAVDSDSAASININVEQDNVNFHIKKQAKYPHVPPYPAEQKMEVLLSEDGGQHISISDAFIKESLFNRRVEEKAKEMLFTPLSWHHSSLDQLREENGEKKAMERLLSANHSHMMALLQQLLYSESLSLSWRDIIVPVVRQVVQTVRPDVRTCDDDMDIRQFVHIKKIPGGKKFDSAVVNGFVCTKNIAHKKMNPYIKNPKILLLKCSIEYLYREETKFTCIDPIVLQEREFLKNYVQRIADVRPNLVLVEKTVSRIAQDMLLEHGISLVINVKPQVLDRVSRMTQGDLVISMDQLLTKPRLGTCHKFYLHSFQLPNNEMKTLMFFDGCPPQLGCTIKLRGASEYELARVKEIIIFMVCVAYHSQLEISFLMDEFAMPPSLAESSSFPCLLESTTLEEEEDDGSTLGDDNLTLLPEGDFEPGLQEIIKAHSRQHSISESSYKDGESPRINKTGSAASFSGGEEEIIKTSTPHSSFTSSLPQPVSPPFLISDLKETSQEVIKASSEEEKNKELEETLVHRDSTSSETFLPPTRLFRDPLQDDTGLFVTEHVASSDDRLKSISALFKQELKDIILCISPFITFREPYLLTAAGLRCPSRDYFPEQVYLSPLLNKDSKELDGRRKRQLLKESGPSSGSLTNGTMSYQRTIQILPCHKLTGARIIELLGCSHELARMLADYRAQGGRIRQRDGMQFRETPPIKAPIKSDSEEDKGAGLNEMTWANKLDCLNPVNHQRLCVLFSSSSAQSNNAPNPCVSPWIVTMEFYGKNDLTLGVFLERYCFRPSYQCPSMYCETPMVHHIRRFVHGNGCVQIVLKELDSPVPGYQHTILNYSWCRICKQVTPVVPLSNDSWSMSFAKYLELRFYGHQYTRRANAEPCGHSIHKDYHQYFSYNQMVASFSYIPVRLLEICLPPPKILIRNQGPSKASLQQDLKDFSQKVAQVYLAIDDRLTSLKTDTFSKTREEKMEDMFAQKDMEESELRSWIEKLQARLQTSSMDSPQQLQSVLESVVVKKQGLCETLQSWNNKLQDLFQQEKGRKRLSVPPSPGRHRQTTSDESKTSALESSPRNPSPVVPNGEKEDRHLNTFPSSSGSSSLLQLPSPAEQASDIMTSGPSFPDQDSVSIPDDMFDGHLLGSNDSQVKEKSTMKTILANLLPGNSYNPIPFPFDPDKHYLMYEHERVPIAVCEREPSSIIAFALSCKEYKTALEELTKTTAKTGGDDISQTISLESRAKNSPAKPSDSSASQLSRSSIDADPLKDPESGDKQKKQTGNPHIELQFSDANAKFYCRIYYAEEFHKMREEIMESSEDDFVRSLSHCVNWQARGGKSGAVFYATEDDRFILKQMPRLEVQSFLDFAPHYFTYITGAVQQKRPTALAKILGVYRIGYKNSQNNTEKKLDLLVMENLFYGRKMAQVFDLKGSLRNRNVKTDQGKESCEVVLLDENLLKLVHDNPLYIRSHCKAILRAAILSDAHFLSSHLIIDYSLLVGRDDATDELVVGIIDYIRTFTWDKKLEMVVKSTGILGGQGKMPTVVSPELYRSRFCEAMDKYFLMVPDHWTGLGLNC